taagaaaatgggaaaaataatctaaaactataaaaaaataattgggcattattttattgtttcaatataataagtaaaatgtgcatgaaaaatgacttatgataagaaaatttaaaaatattaatttttaattcttataaAGTAATTGTCTATATAAAATTCgagatattaattatattcccTTATTACTTTTAGGAATATGCATATACAAAAATACTTAAATCAGAAATATCTTTCCTAGACATTATACAATCTAATATAGTTATcttataaaagtaaaataagttcaaaaaaatctcataggatagaattataattattgataGTAAAAATTAACATTAACTCTATCATCgttataaaataagaaaaggaataaaagaaatattgaAGGATTTTCAAAAACCGAAGCAACACCAATAATGGAAGTGGAATAAAGATCTTAAAACAATCAATATCGAAGCAATTAGTTTGAAATTTGcaataaaaattcattctagaaatcaaaatttaacaaagaataagaataaataaataaagatacttattcaaaattcatggaaaaaaagatttcattaaattatgataaaataaGGATAACAAAGAAATATTCGAGACATAGAAATAAGAATAATCTTACAGTTATTGAAACAACATCAATAGTGAAATTGGAATAGAGAtcatatcaaaataattaatattgaaataatcatttttaaatttatattaaaaattcattcaaCGAATCATAGTTCAACTGAGAAAAAGAATGACTTTGGAGAAGGGAAAAATAAggttcataaatatataaacaatatCCGGTTCTGCTTTACCTTTTGCTTTCccattatatacatacatatatatatatatatatgtattcatAAAGAAGATGGTATTATATggtgatatatatagatatttcaTGGAAATCATCATTGATATAGTACCATATGCCAATATAACTTACGCACTGAAGTCGCTGCTTTGGTTGTTGGAGacttatttaatatatacatacatatatatatatatattttggtgtGCGGTATATGTAAAATTCTACTGGGCTTATAAGCGATTGGACCCATCTCCAACCTAAAAGCTCGAACTGATGGATTGTGGTACCAAATCTCTTATAAGCCAATTAgattcttcttattttttccGTGTGAGATTTTTTATTCTCAACACCCGCTTTCACGTGGCAACTTGTGACTTTGACATTCACCTACGCGTGCCACGTGGACTAGAACAACCGCCCTCAAGAACTAACTAAGAGCCGGGACTGGACTTCCATGCTCGGGGAGGAGGGGGGACGATAATTGACAATAAAGCCACGCTTGAGCCGGACTAAGATGAGGTGGGTTTCTCTTCGCACTCCGATTTCAAAGAGACCATgagctccacactcgggctAAACAATGGTGCACTTCGGCTGCCCATTGACAAAGAGATATTTCAAATGGCGTGATGTGAACCCATCCGCATGCGCGTGGAAGTATTACCCGCTTTAATACCATGTAAAACTCTATTGGACCTATAAGCGATTGGGCTTATTtccaacccaaaagctcgaCTTGATAGATTGTAAtacccaatctcttataaatccATTTTAGTTTTTCCGTATGGTATGTTTTACTCTCAACAGTATATATGCATGTGCCattatgtatgtgtatatgttggtataatgcaatatatatatatatatatgcatatgccATTATATAATCGATATATATGTTGGTATAccgcaatatatatatatatatatatatgcatacgtAAGCAAATTATGATGTCCTTTACTAGGCTATATTCTattgtatataatttatatatcgggcaatataaatattttactaCATATTCTTACCCTGCATATTATGCATATATGTTCCATTAGATATATGtggataatatatatgagaatattttcttgataaaagattataaattttttttaatatataagtgATAAGTGATGATGTGATAAAGCGAGAGagtttcatttattatttttgatgatgtggtgGCTCTAGTGATGGAAGGGAGCCCTATATATGAAAGGACCAGCAGCTATATTTCACTTCCTGTCTGGCATCTTCCATTTCTCGTCCTGTGCCACTGTATCATTCCATGCTACCACACGTGATGCCTATGGAAGATCCCAAAGCAAATGACTCGACTAACCAAAACAAGCCGCTCCCAGTTCAGAACTCGGTACCTGAGAAGCCAAGTTCGGTTGGAAGACTATTCCAAGAACATTACCCACCTGGTTTTCACAGAAAGGTATAACCGGAACTATATCAATTGTCTTGCAGAGatcaatttttatgcaaataGTTAAGTTGATAGATAAGTTGGCCCGCATGAAGAAATTACCATATGTAATTCCCGACGAGTAATATGTGAGAATTTGAAAGGCTTTTGTTTGAATGGCTTGCGGACCGGCATCATTAAGTTATGGCATGAAAACTTGTCCTTTCCCGAAACTGAAGGTGATTGCGGAAGCCATAGCCACTTACATGCTAGTCTTTGTGACTTGCGGATCCGCTGCCTTGAGTGTGAGCGACGAGCGGATAGTGTCGAAGCTCGGGGCGTCAGTCGCAGGAGGGCTGATAGTTACGGTGATGATCTACGCAGTCGGGCACATCTCTGGGGCCCACATGAACCCTGCCGTCACTCTGGCTTTTGCCGCCGCGCGGCACTTCCCGTGGAAGCAGGTGACTATAAGAgccagaaagaaaaaaagaacaaaaagttCTAGTTTGCTTTTCTGAAATTTCCATGCATATAACATGTCTTATGTTAATTTTGGCTAATTTAGTTGTTCTTTTCTAGCCGAAAGTATAATACGATGTCAGCATGGAATCTTTTTTCTTGGTATGTAGGTTTTATAATTGCCGTAATGACTGCTTTTTATCTTGTTTTCTATGTTTTAATAGCCAATGGAaggcttttttttgtcaaaagtcaatgattttcttcacttttaattcactttgtttttctttatgtagtttatttacttttttatttttttataaatttgtttaTCTTTGCTGctcttgaattttcttttccttgacATATCCTTATCACTTTTTGAATTACATCCTTCAAACAGCTATTCTTGGTTGATATGCAATCcgattttgtttcatttttggGCAATGACTAAATGTCGAAGTAAAGTATATTGAAAAAATGGTTTTTCGGCTTCTGAGCTTTCAATTGAAAGGCGTCACGTCACGAAAATGAAGTTAGtcatttttttcggtgtgaacccCGGTATCTGAAAGCTCAATTGGgctccgactaatccagtcatGCCAATCGACCCACAAAGGGATAAACCTCTCCCAGTgtgaattttttgcattcacaagAACTCGAACCTGAGACCTTACTTAGTATTTGGTTAATAAAGGCTTATCATGTTTTAGTACGCAGCAACAAGATATTATCCAAAaagttgggggggggggggggggacaaGATCGTCATGGTTATACATGACCATTTGCATTTTCATGAATTACTATGTTTTCAAAGAATTATCTTTGAATATATAGGCagtttttaatttcttctctACTAACCGATTACAATGAAGATCAAAGGACCTAATTTAAGAAAATCGAAATTGACACTTCTTGGAATTCATTAATCATTAGTAAAAAGTGTTACGCTTGCTAAAATTCTAGTGGAATCCCAATTACAAAAAACAAGGCTTCAAGTAGAGCTCGATCTAGCTATGAGCCCAAGAAATAAAACTGTCGATGGGAACTATGgggtaattttcttttttttgggcccACCATAGCTCACAGACTTGCATTCTCCGAGCAAATCTTTGTCatgtaaacaaaaaaataaaatttggtGACGGAGAAAATAATTGGAATATTTGATGCTCAACAGACTATAACATGCAATGGGCCTGTTGATTGTCTGATTCACGAATTCTCTAATAAGTATTTTTGGAGATTTTAAGCATGATCAGGCCTCAGTATGATCACGAGAGCAATGGGCGCATGATGTATTGATAATGGACACGACAAAATACGAGGAAACGGTGAGACGGCATCAGTTATTCATTGTATTTGTTTGTTCATTCTGCAGGTACCGCTGTATGCAGCCGCACAGCTGACAGGGGGGATTTCTGCTGGATTTACGCTACGGGTACTTCTTGACCCGATAAAACATGTTGGAACCACAGCACCTTCCGGGTCAGACGCCCATGCCCTGATCATGGAGATTGTGGTGACCTTCTCCATGATGTTTGTAGCTTCGGCTGTCGCGACTGATACTAAAGCGGTAAGAACATGTCACACCCAACCTATTTACAGTAGAAAAAACATATTCATACACTTAGACGTTCAACTTTCCAACTTATTTTGCTACTTCTGCATTTGATCAAGGGAAAACTCGTATGACCAATGGTTAACTTTTGTTGAAAGCAAGTCCGGTATTAAAGAACAAGGAAAAAGATAGAAGCGCAAAATATTGCCAGAATTTATACTCTATATATACTAATTAGAAGTTCTCCCGCGATGCATTTGGATATTTTACGTCAGGTAGGAGAGCTTGCTGGAATAGCAGTTGGTTCTACAGTCTGCATAAGTTCTATCTTGGCAGGGTAATgaaaaacttcacatcatctcTTCCAGCCGTAGTTGATATTGGATGCAGATTCTTAAAAGCCATTAGCTAATAAGTTGTTGTCTCTAGGCCGATATCAGGAGGATCTATGAACCCAGCAAGGACAATCGGACCTGCAGTCGCGAGTTCATACTACAAGGGCCTCTGGGTTTACGTGGTTGGTCCAGTGACAGGAACGCTTACTGGGGCATGGGCTTACAATCTCATCCGTGAGAACGATGATAAAACGGTCCACGATGAAATTGCACCATCAGTCTGGTACAAACTCCGACGAGCAAGGAGCAATGATCTCAAACGCGCTAATGATGAGAGCACTTAATTTGTGTTTCACTTAACGAATGGATGCACTGGTCTTTCAAGAGTTTGTGATCTTTACTATAACTAGACGAAAACTCGCGTGTTACGCGGAAAATGTTTCTGACTTTCTCAATTAAAATGATTatgttataatattatatgggATAAAGACAAAAATGGTCCTACAAGTTTGGCCTTCGCTCAGTTTTGGTCCTATAAGTTCCAAAAATGTCGAATTAGTCCTAGACGTTTGATTCGTTAGATGTTTTTGGCCCGTTCCGTAACCGGTCAAATGAAATTACTGATGTGAACTTCACAACGTTAAGTTTATCCACGTGGCAATTTATTATcagttgaaaaaataaaaaattaaaaaaattacaagaaaaaaggaaacccGGCCCGTGGCTAGGGTGTCGCCGGGGGTAAGGGGGCCCTTCCGGTGACCCCTCCACCCCGACGAGGTCGCCGGAGACTCCTTGGCCCCCCACGGGCTgggctttccctttttttgtttttttttagccAATTATACATTGTCACGTGGATAAACTTAATGTTGTGAAATTCATGTCAGTAATTCCATTTGATCGGTTACGGAACGACTAAAAACATCTAACGGATCAAACGTACATGACTGATTCGACACTTTCGAAACATATAGGATCAAAACAAACTGAAGGACAAACTTATATGACCATTTTTGTATGTATCCCAATATTATATTAACAGTAATCATAttacatttataatttatttgtgtTGGGGAGTATTGCTTTTATTATGCTAAAGTGACAACAAATAAGTTAAATATAGGTTGATTGCCCCTCCATGACCTTGTATGGTTCACGTTGGAATcacataatttaaaatattattttagaaaaactaaacaatttgaaaatatatatttgaactgaaaaaaagaagaaacataATTTAAGAAATTAGCTTAGAAAATAAGacttatttataatattttataacttgcagttagatatatatatatatatctaagattattatagattataaaaataaaatcataagtAATAATATCTATTTGTATTAGATATTTAATGGTTAGTATATATTCGAAATTGTATATACTTTTAACTTTATACATATCAAATCTCAATTTCTTGGATATGATATCTAGcgcaaaataattttttccaaaactatACAATAATcaataagataaaataataatcaattcaaaatatcaaacatcaatatttcaatatactaTAACATGCACAACTTTCATTGTTTGTGGAGATAAAACCATGGTTCATATAAGTTGTGTTAAGACAAGTTGCATGACCTATTCTTCATGTGATGTAATTGgagaatattaaaattatatagataGGTTCCCCCTTGTAGAATGAAAAATGGGGATAATATTTCAAGGAGTTAAGGACAAAAGAAGCAATTGTTTAAGGCACACTATTTATCCAATATATCAACTCCACAAAACGGGATAAGATTTAAGGCCCATGGTGTGTTTTCCATTTCATACCCCAGTTAACATATTTTagcctttcttttttccggtGCGTACCC
Above is a window of Punica granatum isolate Tunisia-2019 chromosome 7, ASM765513v2, whole genome shotgun sequence DNA encoding:
- the LOC116213238 gene encoding aquaporin NIP2-1-like, which translates into the protein MLPHVMPMEDPKANDSTNQNKPLPVQNSVPEKPSSVGRLFQEHYPPGFHRKVIAEAIATYMLVFVTCGSAALSVSDERIVSKLGASVAGGLIVTVMIYAVGHISGAHMNPAVTLAFAAARHFPWKQVPLYAAAQLTGGISAGFTLRVLLDPIKHVGTTAPSGSDAHALIMEIVVTFSMMFVASAVATDTKAVGELAGIAVGSTVCISSILAGPISGGSMNPARTIGPAVASSYYKGLWVYVVGPVTGTLTGAWAYNLIRENDDKTVHDEIAPSVWYKLRRARSNDLKRANDEST